AGCACGACGACCGGGACCAGGACGTCCAGGGCCAGGACGACCGAGGTGACGGCGGCGAAGATGCCCCAGTGCGCCCGGAGCGCCCACCCGATGCCTGTCGACACGCGTCCGAGGCTGCCCATTCGGCCTGCCGGGCCGATTATAGCGGGCCTCCGGCCGCGCCGGAACTCCTTGCGATCGGCTCGGAGTGTGGGGCAGTATGGCGGCGGATGATCGGAGCGGTTCCGCACCTGGGGTTCCCTACCGTCCCCCCAACGAGGAGGGCAGACACATGACGCAAGAAGTGAGTCGGCGCGATTTCCTGGCCCGTCTGGGTGTGACCGTCGGCACGGCCGCCGCCGGCGCGGCGGCGGCCGCCGGCGTGCCGCTGGCCGCGGTGCCGCTCGTCTCGCAGGCGCACGCACAGCCGAAGGGCAACATCCCGGACACCCCGTACAAGATTGCCCACATGACCTTCTTCACCGGCGCCGCCGCGGTCCTGGGCGAGCCGTCCTTCAAGGGGCACACGCTCGCCGCCGAGGAGATCAACGCGCAGGGCGGCCTGCTCGGCAAGCGGAAGATCGAGACGCTGAAGGCCGACGAGAACGCGGGCACCGACGCCAACGTGAAGGAGATGCGGCGGCTCAAGCTCTCCGAGAAAGCCGACCTCTTCACCGGCGTCATCTCGAGCGGCAACACCCCCGCGCTCGGGCCGGTGGCCGAAGAGCTGAAGATGCTCACGATCTTCGTCGACGGCTGCACCGACTTCCTGTTCGACAAGGCGGTGCCGAATCCGCACTACATCTTCCGCATCACCAACATCCAGTCGGCCGACGGCGTGACCTGCGCCCTGGCCGCGGCCATGACCTGGGGCAAGTCGATCAAGCGGATGGCCCACATCCATCCCGACTACTCCTACGGGCGCAACGCCTTCGACCACTTCAACATCGTCATGAAGAAGATGGTGCCGGGCGCCCAGACCGTCTCGGAGGGCTGGCCCAAGCTCGGGACGACCGACTTCACTTCGCACATCACGAAGGCCATCGCCTCGAAGCCGGATCTGCTGGTGTCGTCGGTGTGGGGTGGCGACTACGTGGCGCTCTACAAGCAGGCCCTCCGCTACGACATGTTCAAGAAGATGAAGTTCGCGAGCACGATCGCCTTCGGGGTCGCTCCCCACGCGATCGGCAAGGATCATCCGGAGGGCGCCATCGCGGGCGTGCACTCCAACTACTACTTCAACTATCCGCCCAACAATCGCTGGCCGCTCAACACCGAGTTCGTGAAGAAGTACTTCGACCGGTGGAAGGAGTACCCGAACTTCCAGTCCGAGGGCGCGTACTCCACCCTGTACATGCTGAAGACCGCGGTGGAGAAGGCCAACCGGCTGACCGGCGGCTGGCCCGACGACGACGCGCTCATCAGCCAGCTCGAGGGCATGATGCATCCCGGGCCGGCGGGCTACGTCTACATCCGTCCCGACACCCACCAGGGCTACAAGGACGCGATGACGGGCTTCAGCATCAACTCGCCCGACTATCCGTTCCAGATCCTGGATCCGACCCGCATCATCACGATCCCGATCCGCAACATCACGGCGCCTCCCGGCTGGCCCAAGGGTGAGCCGACCTCGACCTACACCTGGATCGACAAGACCTGGCCCACGGTCAAGGCCTGAGCCGCTCCCCCCTCTCCCTCTCCCCCGCGAGGGGGAGAGGGCAGGGTGAGGGGGCGGGTGCTGAGGCGGCGGGCCGGGAGGGGGCCGGCGGCGACAGGGCAGGCGGTGAGGCTGGTGCCGAGATCGCCAAGCGCCTCCATCTCCCGCTCGGCCTCCTCCTCCTGCTCGTGCTGCTCGCCCGACCCGCGCATGCGGGGCACGAGCTGCCGTTCTACCCGGGCTACTACCCGCAGGAGATCCGCCTCGAGACGCTGACGCCCGCCGCGGCGGCCGCCCAGCTCCGCAACAGCACCCTGCACGCCTACATCGGCGCCGATCCCTTCGCCGGTTCGCGTCTGCCCTCCAACGTGACGGGAGTCGAGTCGCTCCAGGGCTACCTGGTCGCCACGCCCGCGGCCGGCTCATCCGGCGAGTCGCGCTGCCTGGCCGCCCAGCGTATCGGCAAGCGTCTCGGCGCCGCGCGAGCCGGCTTCGTGGCGCACCCGTATCCGGTCACGCCCCATCACGCCGACTACCTCCAGCAATACGACCTGGCCCAGGCTGCCAAGAAGGCCGTCGAGGGCGTGCCGGCCGGACCGCCCCCACGCCTGTCCCTACGCGGAGTTGTAGCCGAACGTCTGCTGGCGCAGTCGAAGGAGAAGACCGAGGCGAAAGAGCCCGCCGTCGCCGTCGAGGAGGTCGATCTCCGGACCCTGCTCGCCGCACAGGGAATCGGGACCGGTGAGTTCCCGGGCCCGCCGTGGGCGAAGGAGGGATGGTTCCACGCCTACCTCCTGCTGTCGCCGTCGATGGCCGACCCCGCCGCCCGACAGGTCGCGGATGATCTCTATCGCCGGCTGACGACCGGGGCCTACGCGGGCGCCGCCGAGCGCGCCGATCTCGAGCGACGCCTCGTCTCCCATCTGACCGCCGGCTGCGAGCGCGCGGTGCTCGGCTACACCCTCCGACGCGAGCCGTTCAACTCCGAGTTCTCCCAGGGCGTGGAGAACATCGCCTGGGACTCCCAGGCCGGCTTCGACTCCGAGATCTTCGTGCGCACGGTGAAGCTCAAGGACTTCCCCTGGAACGGCTGGCTCAAAGTCGCCATCGGCTCGCGGCCCGTTGCGGCGTGGAACCCGGTCGCGGGCTTCACCGACCCGGCCGGGCGCCTCATCTGGGCCGCGATGGGCGATCCCGCGCTGCTGCCCGCCCCCTACGCGGCCTCCGCCGTCCCGCATCGCGCGGTGCCCGCCGGAGTGCAGGTCGCCGGACCGGCCGGCCTCGAGATTCCCGAGGACGCGCTGCTGCCCGAGCCGGGCACGGGCCTGCTGCAGCCGGTAGGCAAGGGCAAGACGGCGCGCGCCCGGGTCACGTACCGGCTCTGGGGCTCGGCCGCTCACGACAACACGCGGGTCACGCCGGCGGACGCGCTCTATCCGTACAGCTTCGCGGCGCGCTGGGGCACGCGGCGCGCCGGCGCCGCCGACTACGACCCGGCGGTGGACGCGGCCACCGCGGTCTCCCGCGCGGCGCTGGCCGCCGTCCGCCTGGTCGGCGTGGAGAGCGAGGTTCGGCGCTACAGCGACATCACATTCACCTACGTGATCCCGGTGATCGAGGTCTATCTCAAGACCGGGTCGACCGATCCGCAGGAGCTCGCGGCGCTGGCTCCGCCCTGGAGCGCGGTGCCCTGGCACGTGACCGCGCTGATGGAGGAGGCGGTGCGGCGCGGGGTCGGCGCCTTCTCGGCCGCCGAGGCCAGGCGCCGCAGGGTGCGCTGGCTCGACCTCGCGCGCGATGCCCGCACGCGGGAGGAGCTGGGGCGCGTGCTGGACGGCCTCGCCGGTGCCAACCACATCCCGGAGCCGCTCCGGCGGCTGGTGGGCGCCGACGAGGCGCAGACACGCTGGGCGGCGCTCCGCCAGTTCGCCCAGCGGCGGGGGCACTACCTGGTCACCAACGGCCCCTATCAGCTCGAGAAGTGGACCGAGGGCGCGGTGGTCCTGCAGGTCTTCCGCGACATGAACAATCCGCTCGGGGTGGGGAGCTACGACCGCTTCGCGATCCCGCGGCGTGCCTACGTCTCGCGCATCACCGCGCGCGGCGACCGGCTGGAGGTGAGCGCGGAGATCGAGCGCACCGAGAAGTTCCTGCGGGACTTCCGCCTCGTCCGCGAGCCCCTGGGCTCCCCCGACGAGGACAAGGTCGACGTGCCGGTCTGCCGCTACGTGATCCTGGGCCCGGACGGCGGGGTGGTGGCGGCGGGGGTCTCGCGCGAGGTCCAGGCCTCCCGCCTCATCATCGACCTGAAGGGCCGGCTCAAGCCGGGCCGCTACACCGCGCTGGTGGCGCTGGCCCTGGGCGACAACCTGGTGGGGCCGGAGATCGCGACGGCCCAGTTCCGGGTTGATGGCGCGCCATGAAGTAGGGCATCTTATCGGCCGATGGACACCCTGGTCGTCCACCTCCTCAACGCGCTGCTGTACGCGTCGGTGATGTTCCTGATCGCGGGCGGGCTGAGCCTCATCTACGGGGTCATGCGCATCGTGAACATGGCCCACGGCAACCTCTACGCCTTCGGCGCCTACGTCACCGCGTGGGCGGTCGGCCGCGCGCTCGGCGGCGCCACCGAGGCGAGCCTGTGGCTGTACCTGTTGCTGCCGGTGGGCGCGCTCGGGGCGGCGGCGCTGGGCGCCCTGCTCGAGCCGACGCTGCTGCGGCCGCTGTACCGCCGCGCCGAGGAGTATCAGCTGCTGATCACCTTCGGCCTGCTCCTGATCCTGGAAGACCTCATGCGGCTCCTGTGGGGCCCGTACCCGCTGCAGGTGAGCGCGCTCTACGAGGCGCTCGGCAGCCTCACCATCGGCGAGTCGATCTACCCGACGTACAACCTGCTCGTCATCGTGGTCGGCGGCATCGCGGCGGCCGGGCTCTGGGCCTTCGTCTACCGGACCCAGTTCGGGGTGGTGCTGCGCGCGACCTCCCAGAACATGCGCATGGCCTCCGCCCTCGGCGTCAACGTCAACCGCGTCTACGTGCAGGCCTTCACGCTGGGCTGCTTCATGGCCGGTCTCGGCGGCGCGGTGATCGTGCCGCAGCAGGGCGCGGTGCTCGGCATGGGCGTCGACGCCCTGATCCTCGCCTTCGTGGTCGTGGTCATCGGCGGCCTGGGCAGCCTGGAGGGGGCGCTGATCGGGGCCCTGATGGTCGGCATCGTGCGCGAGGCGGGCATCACCTTCTTCCCGGAGATCGAGCTGGCGGTGCTCTACCTGATGGCCGCGGTCGTGCTGCTGGTGCGACCCGCGGGCATCCTGGGACGCGCGTGACCGCGGTGGGCACGCAGCCGGCTCGCGTCGCCGCCTGGTCCGCCCCGGTTCTCCTCGCCCTGATCGTGCTGCCGTTCGTGGTCCCGCCGTACCAGACCGTGCTGCTCTCCTACGGCCTCGTCTTCGCGATCGCCGCCCTCGGCTTCAATCTGCTCCTGGGCTACACTGGCCTGCTCTCGTTCGGCCACTCCGCCTATTTCGGCGCGGGAGCCTACGCGGTCGCCTTCATCGTGAAGTACGCCAAGCTCGACTCGATGGAGGCCTTCGTGCTGGGCGGCATCGTGGCCTCGGGCGCGATCGCCGCGCTCTTCGGGCTGCTCTGCGTCCGCTACACTCGGATCTTCTTCGGCATCCTGACCATGGCCCTGTCCCAGGTGCTGTGGAGCCTCGCCTTCAAGTTCTTCTGGGTGACCGGCGGCAGCGACGGCCTGCGGGTGCCCACCCCCACGCTGCTCGGCGGCTACGTCCGGGCCGGCAACGACAAGTTCGAGTTCCTCTCGCACCGCTACTACTATTACGTGCTCGCGATGTTCGTGATCTGCGTGGCCGTGATGTGGGTCATCGTGCACTCCCCCTTCGGCAAGGCGCTCCAGGCCATTCGCGACAACGAGACGCGCGCCGAGTTCGTCGGCGTGCAGGTCTGGCACTATCGCTGGGTGGCCTTCGTCATCTCCGGCGTCTTCACCGGCATCGCGGGGGCGCTGTGGGTGCCGCTCAACGGGCTCACCACGCCCGACATCCTGCACTGGACCTTCTCGGGCAAGATGGTGTTCTTCACGGTGCTGGGCGGCTTCCAGACCTTCTTCGGCCCCATCGTGGGCGCGGTCATCTACAACTACCTCGAGACCTACGCGGTGGGCCACACCGTGTACTGGCAGATGGTCCTGGGCATCGTGCTGGTGGTCCTCGTGCTGGCGCTCCCCGCGGGCATCGTCGGCACCCTGCGACGGCTGGCCCTGCGGCCGGCCAAGGTGGAGGCGGCCTGAGCGTGGACATCCTCAAGACGAGCGGGCTCGCCAAGTCCTTCGGGGACACCCACGCGGTCGACCACGTGGACTTCCGGGTCAGCGCGGGCGAGGTGCTGGCCCTCATCGGTTCCAACGGGGCGGGCAAGACGACCCTCATCAACTTGATCAGCGGCCTCATCCCACCCGACTCGGGGGTGGTCGAGTTCGAGGGGCACGACATCACGCGCGCGTCCATCCACCGGAAGATCGAGCTGGGCATCGCGCGGAGCTTCCAGCTGGTCAACCTGTTCGACCAGCTGAGCGTGCAGGACAACGTGGCCCTGGCCATCTTCTCGCGGCAGGGCCGCACGCGGCGGCTGCTTTCCCTCGCGGCTTCTGACCGAGAGGTCCGCGACGAATCCGCCGCGGTGCTCCGGGACTTCGGGCTGGTGAGCCGGGCCGGGATGTCCGCGGGCGGGCTGTCCCAGGGCGAGCGCAAGCTGCTGGACGTGGCGGTGGCCTATGCGCTGCGGCCCAAGCTGCTCTTCCTGGACGAGCCGACCAGCGGAGTCAGCACGCGCGAGAAGACTCCGATCATGGACATCATCAGCCAGGTGGTGCGCTCGGGCGGCATCACCGCGGTGATCGTCGAGCACGACATGGACGTGGTCTTCACCTACTGTCCGCGGATCGTCGCGATGCACCAGGGCGGCATCCTGGCCGACGGCACCCCCGACGAGATCCGCAACAACCCGCAGGTCACCGCCAACCTGCTCGGCACCCAGGCGACCTGACCCGCATGCTCGAGCTCGAGCGGCTGAACGTCTTCCGCGGCCCCGCCCAGGTGCTCCGCAATCTGTCGATGGCGGTCGCCGATCGCGAGTCGGTCTGCCTGGTCGGCCGCAACGGCGCGGGCAAGACCACCACCATCGACAGCATCATGGGACTCCTGGCCATCCGGAGCGGGCGCATCGTCTTCGGCGGACGCGACATCACGAAGCTCGCCACGCACCGGCGCGCGCTCTCCGGGATTGGCTACTCCCCGGAGGACGCCGGGATCTTCCCGGACCTCACGGTGGCCGAGAACTTCCTGATCAGCCAGTCGCTGGCCCGCGCGGCCGGCAAGCCGGTGCGGGGCGACAACGGCATCGACGAGCGGGTGCTCGCGCTCTTCCCGGAGATCGCCCAGTTCACCGGCCGTCGGGGTCTCTACCTCTCGGGCGGGCAGAAGAAGATGGTGGCCATCGGCCGTGCCATGACCCTGTCGCCGTCGATCCTGCTCCTGGACGAGCCCTTCGAGGGCCTGGCCCCGGTGGTGGTCAGCCGGTTCATCGACGCGGTGAAGCAGATCAAGGCGATGGGCATCTCGCTGCTGATCGCGGAGTCCAACCTGATGACCGCCTCGCGGGTCGCCGACCGGCTGTACGCGATCGACCGCGGCGAGATCATCTTCGAAGGGGAGCCCAGGCGTGCCTTCGAGAACCCCGACGTCATGAAGACCATCCGCGGCTGATGCTGGGCTCGCTCCTACCGACGCCGACCCCCGGGCGCGCCGCCGCCATCCTCCGAGAGGTCTTCGGCGGACTGCCCGCGTCGTTCGCCTTCCGGCTGTGGGACGGCCAGGAGGTGCGCTTCGGCGCCCGCGCCCCGGTGTGCACCGCGGTCATCAAGAGCCCGGAAACCTTCCTCTCGCTGATCCGCGATCCCTCGCCGTACAATTTCGCGGAGGCGTACGTGCAGAGCCGGCTCGATCTCGAGGGCGACCTCTTCGCCACGATGGAGGTGGCGAACGCGGTGGAGAGCCTCCAGGTCACGCCGTTCCGGAAGCTGTCCATCTTCCTGTCGCTGTGGAGGCGGTGATGGATCACGACGTGATCGTGGTCGGCGGAGGGCCCGGCGGCAGCACCGCGGCCTGGCGGCTTGCCGGCGCGGGGCTCCGGCCCCTCGTGCTCGACGCGGCGGTCTTCCCCCGCGTGAAGATCTGCGCCGGGTGGGTGACGCCGGAAGCGCTCGCCGACCTCGAGGTGGACCCCGACAAGTACCCGCTGACCATCCAGCCCTTCGACCGCTGCGTGCTCGAGTTCGCGGGCTCGCGCCACGAGACGGGCTGGCGGCGTCCGACCAGCTACGGCATCATCCGGCGCGAGTTCGACCACTACCTGCTCGAGCGCGCCGCCGCCGCGGGGGCCGACGTGCGCTGGGGCATCCGGGTCACCGGCGTCAGCGAGCGGGCCGACCGGGTACGGGTCGAGACCGACCGCGCCGCCTTCGAGGCGTCCGCGGTGATCGGCGCGGGCGGCCACCGCTGTCCGGTGGCCCGCGCGCTCGGTGAGGTGGACGAGCGCGAGGAGGTGGTGGTGGCGCAGGAGAGCGAGACGCGCCTGTCGCCTCGGTGGACCGAGCGCCTCGAGCCGTTCCTGCGCGCGCCGGAGCTGTACCTGGAGCCCGACCTGCGCGGCTACGGCTGGTACTTCCCGAAGCGCGACTTCGTCAACATCGGGGTGGGCTGCACCCGGGGCAGCGACGGCAGCCTGCCGCGCCGGCGCGAGGCGCTGCTGACCGCGCTGCGCGCCTCCGGCCGCCTGCCCGACGGGCTGGCGATCGAGCCATTCAAGGGGCATTCCTACGTGGTGCGCCGCCGGGCCCCGCGGCGCCTGCACGGCGCCCGTTTCTGTCTCATCGGCGACGCGGCGGGGCTGGCGCGCGACATGTCGGGCGAGGGGATCGGCCCCGCGATCCGCAGCGGACGGCTGGCCGCGGAGGCGGTGGCCGGGCTGATCCGGCTCGGCACGCCGCTCGACGGCTACGCGCGGCAGATCGTGGAGCGCTATGGTCCCGGCGAGCTCGGCTGGCTCTCCCGCAAGCTCTCGGGCCTGCCCGACTCGCTGGCGCGCCTCGGGGTGCGGGTGATCGTCGGCTCCGAGGCGGCGCGGCGGCGCATCGTCTTCGACTCCATCTTCGGCATGCGAGAGGTCGCCTCATGACGCGACGCCCCCGGTCCAAGGAGTACGACGCCAGGTCCATCGCGCACCACTACGACGTCTCCAACGACTTCTACGCCCTCTTCCTCGACCCGCTGATGGTCTACACCTGCGCCTACTATCGCGATCCGGACGGCAAGCTCGAGCAGGCGCAGGCCGACAAGCTCGACCTGGTCTGCCGCAAGCTGCGCCTGCAGCCGGGCGAGCGCGTGCTCGACATCGGCTGCGGCTGGGGCGGCTTCAGCATCTGGGCCGCCCAGCACTACGGCGTCCGGGCCCACGGGGTGACACTGTCGCGCCGGCAGGCGGAGTGGGCCGCGGCGCGGATCAAGCGCGAGGGACTCGAGGGCCGCTGCCTCGTCGAGTACCGGGACGTGCGCGACCTGCCCCCCGACGCCCGCTACGACAAGATCGCGGCGATCGGGGTGATCGAGCACGTCGGCATCCCGAACTATCCCGCGTTCTTCGGACGCGTGAAGGAGATGCTGGTGGACGGCGGCCTCTACCTCAACCACGGCATCCACCACGAGTTCCACTGGGAGCGCACGAGCCAGACCGACTTCCTGTACCGTCACGTGTTCCCCAACGGTGACCTCTCCGGGGTGACCGAGACGCTCACCGAGATGGAGCGCGCGGGGTGGGAGCTGCTCGACCTGGAGAACCTGCGCAAGCACTACGCGCGAACCTGCCGCCACTGGGCCGAGCGCTTGAAGGCCCGGGCCGACGAGGCGCGCGCCATCGTGGGCGAGCAGATCTACCGGACCTGGCTCCTCTACCTCACGTGCTCGTCGGTCGCCTTCACCAGCGGGTCCATCGGGCTCTACCAGATCGTGATGCAGAAGCAGTGGGACCGCGCCACCGGCGACCAGCCCACCACCCGCGAGGGGATCTACACCGGCTGGTAGCGGTTGGCCGATCCGCCTCACAGCGCGAGGATCGCACGCGCGATGGCGGAAAGATCGCCGTGCGGACAGTGCCGGACGTGACCGAGGTCCGGCGGGCGGTCGAGACCGACGTAGAACGCGTGACCGGCCGCCTGGAGCAGCGAGGCGTCGCGAGGACTATCACCGACCGCGGTGACCTCGTGCCGGCCCACGCCCTCGGCGGCCATCAATCGCTCGAGCCACGGACCCTTGTCCTCGGGCCACAACGGGACGACCGTCCCGTCGGGCTCCAGACGCGTGGCTCCCCAGTGAGCGGCGCCGAAGCGGTTCGCGAACCATTCGACGTGGAAATCCCACGCGAGCGAGACGATCGCGGTGCTCACGCCTCGACGGTGCAGGAGGACAAATGCCTGCTCGACGCCCGGAGCGAGGAGCGCGCCTGCCGAGGCACGGCCGAGCTCGGTGCGCGACAACCGTCGCCAGGGGGCGACGCGCTCGGCCATCACGGCGGCCGACACGCCGCGCATCGACAGGATCTCCATCTGTTGTTCCCATTCCGGATGGCCGAGGGCCGCGCCCATCACCGCCAGGGCATTCGGCCCGCGGATCAGCGTCCCATCGAGATCGAAGGCGACCAGCCGGATGGACACGCGCCCGCTTCGACTAGCGCCGCGACAGCGCCCGGTCGATCTCGTCGAGGTGCTCGCGCCGGTGCTCGGCCCGGTGCACGTTGATTGGATTGCCGGCGGCCGCGTTCGCGGCGATCAGGGCCTCGGAGAGGCCGGCCACGCGCTGATCCGCGGCCTTCCCCGCCGCGACGGCGAGGCGGGCGGCCTCGCGCGGGGGCAGGGCCAGGCAGAGCGGCTTGCCCGCGTCGTTGACCCAGTCCACCGAGCTCTCGCCGAAGGCGGGCGGCGCGGTTCCGTGTCCGTCGGTGCCCCAGCCGTCCAGCAGCACCACGATACGGTAGTCCCAGAAGGCGAGATGGGCCAGCACGCCCGACACCGTCCAGCCCGCGTCCATCGGGCGCGCCAGGTCCTGATCGCTCAGCCGGGCCACCAGCGTCTCGAGCCGCGTGAGCTGTGCCTGGTTCTCCGTCACGTACGATCGGTCCGCCGCCATGGTTCGCCTCCTCGCGTCGATCGGGTTGACCCTCTGACCCCGGCGGGCCCGCGCCCGTGAAACGCGCGGCCGTTGCCGCCCCCGCCCGATTCATGTTACACACGCATCGCGATGGATGTCCTCGCCGCGCACGCCGCCCGGCACCCCGACAAGCCCGCGCTCATCGAAGGCGAGCGTGTCTGGAGCTGGGCCGAGCTCGTCTCCCGGCGGAACCGGCTCGGCCACGGGCTGGTCGGCCTCGGGCTGCCCACCGGCGGCCACGTCATCGTATACGCCGAGAACTCCCTCGAGCACTATCTGGCCAGCGCGGCCGCGCGGGCCGCCGGGCTGATCCCCGCCCCGATGAATCATCGGCTGGTGGCCGAGGAGGTCCTCTACATCCTCGATCATTCCGACGCGCTGGCGGTGCTGGTGAGCGACCGTTTCGTGCCGATGGTCGAGGCGGTGCGGAGCGAGGCGAAGAAGGTGCGGCAGTGGATTCTCCTCGGCGCGGAGCGCCGGCCGTGGGCCAGCCACGTCGACGACCTGATCGCGTCGGGCCGGCCGGATCACGTCGAGCCGCCCGGCGGTCCGGGCTTCGGCGCGTCCATCATCTACACCGGGGGCACCACCGGCCGGCCGAAGGGCGCCCTCCGGCGCGGCGTGAACCCGCAAGATCTGATGGACACGCTGCGGGCGCTCGACCTGCTGGATCCCGGGCACGTCCACCTGGTGGCCGGGCCCATGTACCACTCGGCGCCCGGCGGGCTGGCCCTCTACGCGCACCTGGTCGGGGCCACCGTCGTCATCATGCCGAAGTTCGATCCCGAGCAGGCGCTCGCCCAGATCGCCCGCCATCGCTGCAGCAGCACCTTCATGGCGCCCACGCTGCTCAAGCGGATCGTCGAGCTGCCCAAGGAGATCCGGGCGCGCTACGACGTCTCCTCGATGCGCGCCATCATCATGGCGGCGGCCCCGTGCCCGATGAGCGTCAAGGAGGCGGTGGTGGCCTGCTTCGGGCCCGCCCTCTACGAGTTCTACGGCTCGAGCGAGCTGGGGGTGAACACGATCCTCA
This portion of the Candidatus Methylomirabilota bacterium genome encodes:
- a CDS encoding branched-chain amino acid ABC transporter permease, with translation MDTLVVHLLNALLYASVMFLIAGGLSLIYGVMRIVNMAHGNLYAFGAYVTAWAVGRALGGATEASLWLYLLLPVGALGAAALGALLEPTLLRPLYRRAEEYQLLITFGLLLILEDLMRLLWGPYPLQVSALYEALGSLTIGESIYPTYNLLVIVVGGIAAAGLWAFVYRTQFGVVLRATSQNMRMASALGVNVNRVYVQAFTLGCFMAGLGGAVIVPQQGAVLGMGVDALILAFVVVVIGGLGSLEGALIGALMVGIVREAGITFFPEIELAVLYLMAAVVLLVRPAGILGRA
- a CDS encoding branched-chain amino acid ABC transporter permease, with translation MTAVGTQPARVAAWSAPVLLALIVLPFVVPPYQTVLLSYGLVFAIAALGFNLLLGYTGLLSFGHSAYFGAGAYAVAFIVKYAKLDSMEAFVLGGIVASGAIAALFGLLCVRYTRIFFGILTMALSQVLWSLAFKFFWVTGGSDGLRVPTPTLLGGYVRAGNDKFEFLSHRYYYYVLAMFVICVAVMWVIVHSPFGKALQAIRDNETRAEFVGVQVWHYRWVAFVISGVFTGIAGALWVPLNGLTTPDILHWTFSGKMVFFTVLGGFQTFFGPIVGAVIYNYLETYAVGHTVYWQMVLGIVLVVLVLALPAGIVGTLRRLALRPAKVEAA
- a CDS encoding maleylpyruvate isomerase N-terminal domain-containing protein → MAADRSYVTENQAQLTRLETLVARLSDQDLARPMDAGWTVSGVLAHLAFWDYRIVVLLDGWGTDGHGTAPPAFGESSVDWVNDAGKPLCLALPPREAARLAVAAGKAADQRVAGLSEALIAANAAAGNPINVHRAEHRREHLDEIDRALSRR
- a CDS encoding AMP-binding protein; translated protein: MDVLAAHAARHPDKPALIEGERVWSWAELVSRRNRLGHGLVGLGLPTGGHVIVYAENSLEHYLASAAARAAGLIPAPMNHRLVAEEVLYILDHSDALAVLVSDRFVPMVEAVRSEAKKVRQWILLGAERRPWASHVDDLIASGRPDHVEPPGGPGFGASIIYTGGTTGRPKGALRRGVNPQDLMDTLRALDLLDPGHVHLVAGPMYHSAPGGLALYAHLVGATVVIMPKFDPEQALAQIARHRCSSTFMAPTLLKRIVELPKEIRARYDVSSMRAIIMAAAPCPMSVKEAVVACFGPALYEFYGSSELGVNTILKPEDVLRKPGSCGRAAPGKEIALLDDDGRPVPPGQPGELFVRRGPGILDEYYRDPEATARMHRGEWYSVGDVAYVDADGFYYICDRKRDMIISAGVNIYPAEIEDVLHRHPKVLDAAVFGVPDEEWGERVHAALHVRPDETLTADEIAAFCRLHMAGYKVPREVSFHEVFPRDAAGKLLKRQLREPYWAGRVSRV
- a CDS encoding haloacid dehalogenase-like hydrolase, with the translated sequence MSIRLVAFDLDGTLIRGPNALAVMGAALGHPEWEQQMEILSMRGVSAAVMAERVAPWRRLSRTELGRASAGALLAPGVEQAFVLLHRRGVSTAIVSLAWDFHVEWFANRFGAAHWGATRLEPDGTVVPLWPEDKGPWLERLMAAEGVGRHEVTAVGDSPRDASLLQAAGHAFYVGLDRPPDLGHVRHCPHGDLSAIARAILAL
- a CDS encoding NAD(P)/FAD-dependent oxidoreductase, giving the protein MDHDVIVVGGGPGGSTAAWRLAGAGLRPLVLDAAVFPRVKICAGWVTPEALADLEVDPDKYPLTIQPFDRCVLEFAGSRHETGWRRPTSYGIIRREFDHYLLERAAAAGADVRWGIRVTGVSERADRVRVETDRAAFEASAVIGAGGHRCPVARALGEVDEREEVVVAQESETRLSPRWTERLEPFLRAPELYLEPDLRGYGWYFPKRDFVNIGVGCTRGSDGSLPRRREALLTALRASGRLPDGLAIEPFKGHSYVVRRRAPRRLHGARFCLIGDAAGLARDMSGEGIGPAIRSGRLAAEAVAGLIRLGTPLDGYARQIVERYGPGELGWLSRKLSGLPDSLARLGVRVIVGSEAARRRIVFDSIFGMREVAS
- a CDS encoding ABC transporter ATP-binding protein, with product MDILKTSGLAKSFGDTHAVDHVDFRVSAGEVLALIGSNGAGKTTLINLISGLIPPDSGVVEFEGHDITRASIHRKIELGIARSFQLVNLFDQLSVQDNVALAIFSRQGRTRRLLSLAASDREVRDESAAVLRDFGLVSRAGMSAGGLSQGERKLLDVAVAYALRPKLLFLDEPTSGVSTREKTPIMDIISQVVRSGGITAVIVEHDMDVVFTYCPRIVAMHQGGILADGTPDEIRNNPQVTANLLGTQAT
- a CDS encoding ABC transporter ATP-binding protein; amino-acid sequence: MLELERLNVFRGPAQVLRNLSMAVADRESVCLVGRNGAGKTTTIDSIMGLLAIRSGRIVFGGRDITKLATHRRALSGIGYSPEDAGIFPDLTVAENFLISQSLARAAGKPVRGDNGIDERVLALFPEIAQFTGRRGLYLSGGQKKMVAIGRAMTLSPSILLLDEPFEGLAPVVVSRFIDAVKQIKAMGISLLIAESNLMTASRVADRLYAIDRGEIIFEGEPRRAFENPDVMKTIRG
- a CDS encoding ABC transporter substrate-binding protein — protein: MTQEVSRRDFLARLGVTVGTAAAGAAAAAGVPLAAVPLVSQAHAQPKGNIPDTPYKIAHMTFFTGAAAVLGEPSFKGHTLAAEEINAQGGLLGKRKIETLKADENAGTDANVKEMRRLKLSEKADLFTGVISSGNTPALGPVAEELKMLTIFVDGCTDFLFDKAVPNPHYIFRITNIQSADGVTCALAAAMTWGKSIKRMAHIHPDYSYGRNAFDHFNIVMKKMVPGAQTVSEGWPKLGTTDFTSHITKAIASKPDLLVSSVWGGDYVALYKQALRYDMFKKMKFASTIAFGVAPHAIGKDHPEGAIAGVHSNYYFNYPPNNRWPLNTEFVKKYFDRWKEYPNFQSEGAYSTLYMLKTAVEKANRLTGGWPDDDALISQLEGMMHPGPAGYVYIRPDTHQGYKDAMTGFSINSPDYPFQILDPTRIITIPIRNITAPPGWPKGEPTSTYTWIDKTWPTVKA
- a CDS encoding cyclopropane-fatty-acyl-phospholipid synthase family protein, with amino-acid sequence MTRRPRSKEYDARSIAHHYDVSNDFYALFLDPLMVYTCAYYRDPDGKLEQAQADKLDLVCRKLRLQPGERVLDIGCGWGGFSIWAAQHYGVRAHGVTLSRRQAEWAAARIKREGLEGRCLVEYRDVRDLPPDARYDKIAAIGVIEHVGIPNYPAFFGRVKEMLVDGGLYLNHGIHHEFHWERTSQTDFLYRHVFPNGDLSGVTETLTEMERAGWELLDLENLRKHYARTCRHWAERLKARADEARAIVGEQIYRTWLLYLTCSSVAFTSGSIGLYQIVMQKQWDRATGDQPTTREGIYTGW